From the Megalops cyprinoides isolate fMegCyp1 chromosome 21, fMegCyp1.pri, whole genome shotgun sequence genome, one window contains:
- the zgc:91910 gene encoding zinc finger protein 706: protein MARGQQKIQSQQKNAKKAAEKKKQQGADQKTAAKAALVYTCPVCRTQMPDPKTFKQHFESKHPKSPLPPELADVQA from the exons ATGGCTCGCGGGCAGCAGAAGATCCAGTCCCAGCAGAAGAACGCCAAGAAGGCGGCGgagaagaagaagcagcagGGGGCCGACCAGAAGACTGCAGCCAAAGCGGCGCTGGTCTACACCTGCCCCGTCTGCCGG aCTCAGATGCCAGACCCCAAGACCTTCAAACAGCACTTTGAGAGCAAGCACCCGaagtcccccctcccccccgagcTGGCTGACGTTCAGGCCTAA